TGCTGAAGGGCCTGGCCCAGTATGCCGGGCTGCCCGTGCTCGCCGTGCGCGTCCTCTTCGTGATACTCACACTGGCCACGGGCATCTGGCCCGGCGTCGGGCTCTACCTGCTCGCCGCCCTGCTGCTGAAGCCCGAGCCCATCCTCGAGCCCGAGTCCCCGGACGCGCGCGACTTCTACGAGTCCTACGTCGCCTCCCCCCGCTCGGCCGGA
The DNA window shown above is from Desulfovibrio sp. X2 and carries:
- a CDS encoding PspC domain-containing protein, which produces MTADRTGPYRSRSGRLLGVLKGLAQYAGLPVLAVRVLFVILTLATGIWPGVGLYLLAALLLKPEPILEPESPDARDFYESYVASPRSAGDRLRRKMDSLDRRIRRIEDAVTSREYDWERRMNGK